From one Trifolium pratense cultivar HEN17-A07 linkage group LG1, ARS_RC_1.1, whole genome shotgun sequence genomic stretch:
- the LOC123891352 gene encoding uncharacterized protein LOC123891352 encodes MDRSWMRANRLSTEYRHGVMEFLQFAESNAELERPPPEFPPLFLCPCINCANKEPKRTKKEIMNHLICDGICQNYTQWIWHGEVVATPSVSHRESGSVDIDDRLEDMMRDIGEDSFKRAHVYETLCSDKDEPLYPGCTNFTRLSAVLKLFNLKAKNGWTDKSFTELLELLIQMLPEGNVMPNRYYEAKKVLCPMGLEYEKIHACPNDCILYRKEFVNYNHCPTCKASRYKKKDGDSSDDEVTKTGPPAKVVWYLPIISRFKRLFANANDAKNLRWHAEERKCDGQIRHVADSLQWKKIDSLFPNFGKESRNLRLGLATDGMNPFGNQSTNHSSWPVLLMIYNLSPWLCMKRKYIMLSMMISGPRQPGNDIDVYLSPLIDDLKVLWEEGVDVFDSYSGEQFNMRAMLFCTINDFPAYGNLSGYSVKGHNACPICEKKTCYKQLKNGKKTVYLGHRKFLNRYHPYRRLRKAFDGDQENGVAPTPLTGEEVYERQRDINVVFGKCQKPKGRVPKAKVPKAESESVKRKKQPVVKSIWKKRSVFFDLPYWSSLDVRHCIDVMHVEKNVCDSVIGTLLDIKGKTKDGAHARLDMDLMGIRQELIPQKINDKTYLPPACHTLSKDEKTSFCKCLQSIKVPHGYSSNVKSLVSMKDLKLIGLKSHDCHVLMQQLLPVAIRGILPDNVRKAICRLCLFFNAICCKAIDPLKLDELENEAAVILCQLEMYFPPSFFDIMVHLIVHLVREIRLCGPIYLRWMYPIERYMKILKGYTKNPHRPEASIVERYIAEEAIEFCSNYLSEVDAIGVPKSRHDGRCDGVGTQGLNVKSMHIDIILQAHLYILNNTDEVQPYLSAHKSIIKKMHDKMNEKWVLREHNKKFSEWFKEKVCQDDSVSDTIKWLSYEPKCNILTWSAYDINKTSFYTKSKDDRSTMQNSGVMIVAESMHFSSSKDKNPVMASTPYFGVIEEIWEVDYVVFKVPLFKCKWIDINNGVRIDELGFTLVDLCKLAYKDEPFIMASQAKQVFYVKDPSNERWSVVLQGKNVHGSYENQELDISEIPPFSTDVPTFIEENEEDDVHAAIRLDHDEGIWD; translated from the coding sequence ATGGACCGTAGTTGGATGAGAGCTAATCGATTAAGTACTGAGTACAGACATGGAGTGATGGAATTTCTACAGTTTGCGGAAAGTAATGCTGAACTAGAACGTCCTCCTCCTGAATTTCCTCCACTTTTTCTATGTCCGTGTATAAATTGTGCAAATAAAGAACCAAAACGTACTAAGAAAGAAATCATGAATCATCTAATTTGTGACgggatttgtcaaaattatacacaatGGATATGGCACGGTGAAGTAGTAGCAACGCCAAGTGTGTCCCATAGAGAAAGTGGTAGTGTGGATATCGATGATCGACTAGAAGACATGATGCGTGATATTGGAGAAGATTCGTTTAAGAGGGCGCATGTGTATGAAACTTTATGCAGTGACAAGGATGAACCATTGTATCCGGGATGCACAAATTTTACCCGTTTGTCTGCGgtgttaaaattgtttaatttgaaaGCAAAAAATGGGTGGACCGACAAAAGTTTCACTGAATTGCTTGAATTGTTGATACAAATGCTTCCAGAAGGTAATGTAATGCCAAATCGTTATTACGAGGCGAAAAAAGTATTGTGTCCAATGGGTTTGGAGTATGAAAAGATACATGCATGCCCTAATGATTGTATATTATACCGAAAAGAGTTTGTAAACTATAATCATTGTCCGACATGTAAGGCGTCTCgctacaaaaagaaagatggtgATTCTAGTGATGATGAGGTGACCAAAACGGGTCCTCCCGCGAAAGTCGTATGGTACCTACCAATAATTTCAAGGTTCAAGAGATTGTTTGCTAATGCAAATGACGCAAAGAATCTTAGATGGCATGcagaagagagaaaatgtgatGGCCAAATTCGCCATGTAGCTGATTCTTTGCAATGGAAGAAAATTGACTCTTTGTTTCCAAATTTTGGCAAAGAGTCGAGAAACCTTAGACTTGGACTTGCTACTGATGGAATGAATCCGTTTGGTAATCAAAGTACTAACCATAGTTCATGGCCTGTTCTCCTGATGATTTACAACCTATCTCCTTGGTTGTGCATGAAgcgtaaatatattatgttatcgaTGATGATTTCAGGCCCAAGACAACCAGGAAATGACATAGATGTTTATCTAAGTCCactaattgatgatttgaaagtGTTGTGGGAGGAAGGAGTGGATGTTTTTGATTCGTATTCTGGTGAACAGTTCAACATGCGTGCCATGTTGTTTTGCACCATCAACGACTTTCCGGCATACGGCAATTTGTCTGGGTATTCCGTTAAAGGGCATAATGCGTGTCccatatgtgaaaaaaaaacatgttataaGCAACtgaaaaatggaaagaagacTGTTTATCTTGGCCACCGAAAATTTCTAAATCGTTATCATCCATATCGTAGATTGCGAAAAGCTTTTGACGGAGACCAAGAGAATGGTGTTGCTCCAACGCCCTTAACTGGAGAGGAAGTTTATGAACGACAACGAGACATTAATGTTGTCTTCGGAAAGTGCCAAAAGCCAAAAGGGAGAGTGCCAAAAGCGAAAGTGCCAAAAGCCGAAAGTGAAAGTGTCAAAAGGAAAAAGCAGCCTGTTGTGAAAAGTATATGGAAAAAGAGGTCAGTGTTCTTTGATCTTCCATATTGGTCTAGTCTTGATGTAAGACATTGTATTGATGTGATGCACGTGGAGAAAAATGTATGTGATAGTGTAATTGGAACACTTCTCGACATTAAAGGCAAGACAAAAGATGGTGCACATGCTCGTCTtgatatggatttgatgggTATACGACAAGAGTTAATACCACAAAAAATCAATGACAAGACATATTTGCCTCCCGCGTGTCACACTTTGTCTAAAGACGAGAAAACAAGTTTTTGCAAGTGTTTACAAAGTATCAAAGTGCCACATGGTTACTCGTCAAATGTCAAGAGCCTTGTATCAATGAAAGATCTCAAATTAATCGGCTTAAAATCTCATGATTGTCATGTCTTGATGCAACAACTACTACCTGTGGCTATTCGTGGGATATTGCCCGATAATGTTAGGAAAGCTATATGCAGGTTGTGCTTATTCTTCAATGCAATATGTTGTAAAGCAATTGATCCATTGAAGTTAGACGAGTTGGAAAACGAAGCTGCAGTTATCTTGTGTCAATTGGAGATGTATTTTCCTCcttcattttttgacattatGGTTCATTTGATTGTTCATCTAGTAAGGGAGATTAGATTGTGTGGCCCAATTTATTTACGGTGGATGTATCCAATAGAGCGATACATGAAGATCCTAAAAGGGTATACAAAAAACCCACACCGTCCGGAAGCTTCGATTGTTGAGAGGTACATTGCAGAAGAAGCTATTGAGTTTTGTTCAAACTATTTGTCAGAAGTGGATGCTATAGGGGTTCCCAAGTCTCGTCATGATGGAAGATGTGACGGTGTGGGCACGCAAGGTTTAAATGTCAAGAGCATGCATATTGATATAATTCTTCAAGCGCATTTGTATATATTGAATAACACTGATGAAGTTCAACCTTACTTGTCTGCTCACAAAAGCATCATAAAGAAAATGCACGATAAGATGAATGAAAAATGGGTGTTAAGAGAGCATAATAAGAAATTCTCAGAGTGGTTTAAAGAAAAGGTCTGCCAAGATGATAGTGTTTCCGATACAATAAAGTGGTTGTCCTATGAGCCTAAATGTAACATATTGACTTGGAGTGCATATGATATTAACAAAACTTCCTTTTATACAAAATCAAAGGATGACCGCAGTACCATGCAAAATAGTGGGGTTATGATTGTGGCAGAGTCCATGCACTTCTCtagttccaaagataaaaatccggTTATGGCATCTACACCCTACTTTGGGGTGATTGAAGAGATCTGGGAGGTTGATTACGTTGTGTTTAAAGTGCCTTTATTTAAATGCAAATGGATTGATATCAACAATGGTGTGAGAATTGATGAATTAGGATTTACACTAGTTGATCTTTGCAAGTTAGCTTATAAAGACGAACCTTTCATCATGGCATCCCAAGCAAAACAGGTGTTTTATGTCAAAGATCCTTCTAATGAACGGTGGTCGGTGGTTCTACAAGGAAAAAATGTGCATGGTAGTTATGAAAATCAAGAGCTTGATATTTCCGAAATTCCTCCTTTCTCAACAGATGTGCCTACCTTCATTGAAGAAAACGAAGAGGATGATGTGCATGCAGCTATTCGTTTAGATCATGACGAAGGAATATGGGATTAG
- the LOC123902260 gene encoding uncharacterized protein LOC123902260, producing MADSTDNSAETSQRNKKSVRGPTMLKAIENVRKTGIKIPLQFDLETGECYGNNASHFKSYVALLTRERCSIAKELWKHIPEGVKNAMWTDIKAIFVIPEFDDAKRNDHFKKIWFHYAAERWKDFKSRLTRTYITDPKPDDVPPYVKYPYIKKDIWEEFVKYRQTSDFKEKSQKGRENHAKNVYPHVLSRGGYKRLEEQMINEKRLSLSKDSSGLTDDDRHPSPPERYETWTRARQKKGGEFTSEPVKKVAEKIEKIVEDSKKGDFVPTRRHDVLTEAIGTPEHGGSVRGVGKKHNITTYWGRSKVSRQSQGIDVKEQLAAFKADLEAKFEEKLAQERKMMQDSLMETLKSMGLSQTSDTNNRVMVPEAQTEQLVVTGSAKGSCSPAPVKMQNELKEVVVTESAKGSRSPAPVAEAEDNMDDVQKLLIMVLKKGDDHLDVQLTHCSMCTNFLMSCKCIRELLVGFIWLDMSTLSVWCSYIHRLCIENNTTNVYGILEPSFLNIVGDAGKKSDQRISQSKCKKYIQHKLENEKKECQLLPFNHGGHWQLIILCPKINTVVVICSLHWKLNPIMEKIVSSVFTVDQMANGNRKNNTVWLYPQARKQYNSNDCGYYVMKNMLDIVTAKITDSWMEVFNDPKELTAEEMYELRLRWSTYFLELLEG from the exons ATGGCTGATTCAACCGACAACTCTGCTGAAACTAGTCAACGTAATAAAAAAAGTGTTAGAGGTCCCACTATGTTGAAAGCAATTGAAAACGTTCGTAAAACGGGTATAAAGATCCCTCTCCAGTTTGATCTAGAAACTGGAGAGTGTTATGGTAACAATGCCTCCCATTTTAAGAGTTACGTAGCACTtcttactcgagaaagatgCAGTATTGCGAAAGAGTTGTGGAAACATATACCTGAAGGAGTAAAAAATGCTATGTGGACAGATATTAAG gCTATTTTTGTTATACCCGAGTTTGATGATGCAAAAAGGAAtgatcattttaagaaaatatggtTTCACTATGCGGCGGAGCGGTGGAAAGATTTTAAATCACGGTTGACTAGAACTTATATCACAGACCCCAAACCAGATGACGTTCCTCCATACGTCAAGTATCCTTACATCAAAAAAGATATATGGGAAGAGTTTGTGAAGTATCGACAGACCTCTGATTTTAAG GAAAAAAGTCAAAAGGGTAGGGAGAATCATGCAAAGAATGTTTACCCACATGTATTATCCCGTGGAGGGTATAAGAGGCTCGAGGAGCAGATGATCAATGAAAAGAGATTGTCCTTATCGAAAGATAGTTCTGGCTTAACTGATGATGATCGTCATCCATCTCCACCGGAACGCTATGAGACATGGACGAGAGCACGACAAAAGAAAGGGGGAGAATTCACATCCGAGCCTGTAAAAAAAGTTGCTGAGAAAATT GAGAAAATTGTTGAAGACTCAAAAAAGGGTGACTTTGTTCCAACGAGACGTCACGATGTCCTAACAGAAGCCATTGGAACACCTGAGCATGGTGGTAGTGTTCGTGGTGTtggaaaaaaacataacattacCACTTACTGGGGAAGATCAAAGGTTTCACGTCAAAGTCAAGGTATAGATGTCAAAGAGCAACTAGCAGCATTTAAAGCAGATTTGGAAGCTAAGTTTGAGGAAAAGTTGGCGCAAGAGCGTAAGATGATGCAAGATTCTCTTATGGAGACACTAAAGTCCATGGGTTTATCCCAAACCTCTGATACAAATAATAGAGTCATGGTACCTGAAGCGCAAACTGAACAACTTGTTGTCACCGGAAGCGCAAAAGGGAGTTGTTCTCCTGCACCGGTCAAGATGCAAAATGAACTCAAGGAGGTTGTTGTCACTGAAAGCGCAAAAGGAAGTCGTTCTCCTGCACCGGTAGCAGAGGCTGAAGATAACATGGACGATGTTCAGAAATTGTTAATCATGGTTCTGAAAAAGGGTGATGATCATTTGGATGTACAATTAACTCATTGTTCAATGTGTACTAATTTTCTCATGTCTTGCAAGTGTATAAGAGAGTTGTTGGTGGGTTTTATTTGGCTCGACATGAGTACTCTAAGTGTCTGGTGCTC gTACATTCATCGTTTATGCATTGAAAACAACACCACAAATGTATATGGAATTTTGGAACCAAGTTTTCTGAACATTGTTGGTGATGCTGGGAAAAAAAGTGATCagagaatatctcaaagtaAATGCAAGAAATACATCCAGCATAAgttagaaaatgaaaagaaagagtgtCAATTATTACCATTTAACCATGG AGGACATTGGCAGTTGATAATACTTTGTCCAAAGATAAATACCGTGGTTGTTATTTGTTCACTACATTGGAAACTTAATCCAATAATGGagaaaattgtttcaag TGTTTTTACGGTTGATCAAATGGCGAATGGCAATAGAAAGAACAATACCGTATGGCTTTATCCACAA gcgaggaaacaatataattcaaatgacTGTGGATactatgtaatgaaaaatatgttggacaTTGTCACTGCTAAGATAACTGATTCTTGGATGgag GTATTTAATGACCCAAAAGAGTTAACAGCTGAGGAGATGTATGAATTGCGATTACGTTGGTCAACATATTTTTTGGAGTTATTGGAGGGTTAA
- the LOC123891359 gene encoding uncharacterized protein LOC123891359: MYVYLSLSSQDKKTLAQEKRNRYNTTLALSRDANPAPSSTGDEIEPQRHPLINSPPPPYLSSRSLSLTRAVVLSLSLAQSSSTLTNPNSKSKVVFHSPASTLTNRRLSSFLRPLLSRIEACLSLSHRFRFERVVTFYFSELVISITMPMWMDGGILIGVARPYILLLETKQSGHIKLLSSLCLPFRNGRKIG; this comes from the exons ATGTACGTATATCTCTCTCTCAGCTCGCAAGACAAAAAAACACTCgcacaagaaaaaagaaatcGATACAATACAACCCTAGCTCTCTCTCGCGATGCAAACCCAGCGCCGTCCTCCACCGGCGACGAGATTGAACCTCAGCGCCATCCTTTAATCAACTCACCACCACCGCCTTATCTCAGCAGtcgttctctctctctcactcgcgcagtcgtcctctctctctcactcgcgCAGTCGTCCTCTACCCTCACGaaccctaactccaaatcgaagGTTGTCTTTCATTCTCCAGCCTCTACTCTCACGAATCGAAGGTTGTCCTCCTTTCTCCGGCCTCTACTCTCACGAATTGAAGCTTGTCTTTCTCTTTCACATCGATTCAG GTTTGAGAGAGTGGTTACATTTTATTTCTCAGAGTTAGTAATATCCATTACGATGCCAATGTGGATGGATGGCGGGATCTTGATTGGAGTAGCAAGGCCATACATATTGCTGCTAGAAACCAAACAAAGTG GTCACATTAAGTTGCTAAGTAGTCTTTGTTTACCCTTCAGAAATGGTAGAAAA ATAGGTTGA